A stretch of Ipomoea triloba cultivar NCNSP0323 chromosome 11, ASM357664v1 DNA encodes these proteins:
- the LOC115997255 gene encoding SNF1-related protein kinase regulatory subunit beta-2-like: protein MNKTQSFRRIMGNVSGKRNGDEAESSGAKNVEEEEYMEFVHSPGSMVQYSPLHTPRAYQSPLIFTPQNQSNAAMNENTTAEYGEIEMPFGNGIPTMITWRQGGNEVAVEGSWDDWQTRDYLQRTDKDFSVMKMLPSGIYHFRFIVDGEWRYAPDFPHECDDMGRVFNVLDLKDVIPEVLNNICWPKSPPSPASSYNSAPFSYGDFNEKLPDLPPLLQQTPLNRTSLSRDSVETLQKPLPAVLEHLYFQKGHAGQSMVALSSTHRFRSKYVSLVLFKSLKDLKR, encoded by the exons ATGAACAAAACCCAGAGCTTCAGAA GAATAATGGGTAATGTAAGTGGGAAAAGGAATGGGGATGAAGCTGAGAGCTCTGGGGCCAAGAATGTGGAAGAAGAGGAGTATATGGAGTTTGTTCACTCTCCAGGCTCCATGGTTCAATATTCCCCTCTTCATACCCCCAGGGCTTATCAATCACCTTTGATTTTCACTCCGCAG AACCAAAGCAATGCTGCAATGAATGAAAACACAACAGCAGAGTATGGGGAGATAGAAATGCCTTTTGGGAATGGGATACCGACAATGATCACATGGAGGCAGGGTGGAAATGAGGTTGCTGTTGAGGGATCATGGGATGACTGGCAAACAAG AGACTACTTGCAAAGAACAGACAAGGATTTCAGTGTGATGAAGATGTTGCCATCTGGGATTTACCATTTCAGATTCATTGTTGATGGGGAATGGAGGTATGCTCCAGATTTCCCACACGAGTGTGATGATATGGGGCGTGTCTTCAATGTGTTGGACTTGAAG GATGTTATTCCTGAGGTTCTAAACAACATCTGTTGGCCCAAATCGCCACCTTCCCCTGCATCAAGCTACAATTCTGCACCTTTTAGCTATGGCGATTTCAACGAAAAGCTACCCGATTTGCCTCCTCTCTTGCAACAAACGCCACTAAACCGGACATCTTTATCCCGGGATAGTGTGGAGACACTACAGAAGCCATTGCCTGCAGTTTTGGAGCATCTTTATTTCCAGAAAGGGCATGCTGGACAGTCCATGGTGGCACTAAGTTCAACCCACAGGTTTCGATCCAAATATGTTTCTCTGGTGCTTTTCAAATCCTTAAAAGACCTTAAAAGGTGA
- the LOC115996999 gene encoding transcriptional regulator STERILE APETALA-like, translating into MSSSSPSPSPSSTNSSSPEPVEGREGSAGGVRFEAPTSSSSRSRRRGGNGVWPEPFVESLAYQVAIDAASNNGRLAAAPALASLFQVCSTWQAVSRSDLLWVNLTGRIWNRRHLIRNTWRDEFMFWHQTANNFRRGRYVYRTLHFAPPNDDNNDGLSCRRLALSDHHLAAGFSDGTVRLFYIPTRLHLSTFRPHHRDRLGRYSSAVSGIILTDAQLVFASLDGDIHVVVIGDAAPPRRAHLGDVVNDGALVDFTGSDRWWVGLYAGVPGRAFHIWNSETEELVFVGGTLTDPEAVMGWHLLTELTELVGRVRVTGLETAVACTGMRLIVFDLQNQGFIIGEEDQFQFGLTVGAFDARGDSFLIMDNRGAASVRRAEDLAQRGWFNVGGAAQGGVMGCMNGGFAIVFAGSRVRVWEIERGDGVYLRSLRERNLDINAMVADERHVAACSSDATIHLWDFGGGPH; encoded by the exons atgtcttcttcttctccttctccttctccttcttccACCAATTCTTCGTCCCCCGAGCCCGTGGAAGGCCGGGAGGGAAGCGCTGGCGGCGTGCGTTTTGAAGCCCCCACGTCATCCTCCTCCCGCAGCCGCCGCCGCGGCGGAAACGGCGTCTGGCCGGAGCCGTTCGTGGAATCCCTCGCCTACCAAGTCGCCATTGACGCCGCTTCCAACAATGGCCGCTTAGCCGCTGCGCCCGCACTCGCCAGCCTCTTCCAG GTTTGTTCAACGTGGCAAGCGGTGTCACGCTCCGATCTGCTGTGGGTGAACTTGACGGGGCGGATTTGGAACCGCCGCCACCTCATCCGCAACACGTGGAGGGATGAGTTCATGTTTTGGCATCAGACGGCGAACAACTTTCGTCGGGGGAGGTACGTGTATCGCACGCTCCATTTCGCGCCGCCGAATGATGACAACAACGACGGGCTGTCGTGCCGCCGACTCGCGCTGTCCGATCACCACCTGGCGGCGGGGTTTTCGGACGGGACGGTGCGGTTGTTTTATATCCCGACTAGGCTTCACCTCTCCACGTTCCGCCCTCACCATCGCGACCGCCTCGGCCGGTACTCCAGCGCGGTGTCGGGGATCATTTTGACGGACGCCCAGCTCGTGTTTGCTTCGCTGGACGGCGATATTCATGTGGTTGTCATCGGAGATGCCGCGCCGCCGCGCCGGGCGCACCTTGGGGACGTGGTGAACGACGGCGCTTTGGTTGATTTCACCGGTAGTGACCGGTGGTGGGTTGGTCTATATGCAG GTGTTCCAGGGCGGGCATTTCACATATGGAACAGCGAAACAGAAGAGCTAGTTTTCGTGGGGGGAACTCTGACCGATCCAGAAGCGGTAATGGGATGGCACCTACTCACTGAGTTAACCGAGCTGGTCGGCCGAGTCAGGGTGACGGGGCTAGAAACGGCGGTGGCGTGCACCGGCATGCGTCTAATCGTCTTCGACCTGCAAAATCAGGGCTTTATAATCGGGGAAGAAGACCAGTTCCAGTTCGGGCTGACGGTCGGCGCGTTCGACGCGCGCGGCGACTCGTTCCTGATCATGGACAACCGCGGCGCGGCGAGCGTGCGCCGCGCGGAGGACCTGGCGCAGCGCGGCTGGTTTAATGTCGGTGGCGCGGCCCAGGGCGGCGTTATGGGGTGCATGAACGGCGGCTTCGCGATCGTGTTCGCCGGGTctagggttagggtttgggAGATCGAGCGAGGAGACGGCGTTTATCTGCGAAGCTTGAGGGAGAGAAACTTGGATATAAACGCCATGGTCGCCGACGAGCGCCACGTGGCGGCTTGTTCTAGCGACGCCACGATTCATTTGTGGGACTTCGGCGGTGGTCCCCACTAG